From the genome of Danaus plexippus chromosome 30, MEX_DaPlex, whole genome shotgun sequence, one region includes:
- the LOC116776527 gene encoding tau-tubulin kinase homolog Asator isoform X3 yields the protein MILNGEQEPGCERDQSFKRIAPPENRSESSSSSADTESQGSGSAPAPRSRRNEPQQREERRVEAACPLRVQPNPLLRSRTLPNLKAASRSASRCDTSRRAHHITMASEDLLQPGHVVKERWKVVKKIGGGGFGEIYEGLDLVTQEQVALKVESARQPKQVLKMEVAVLKKLQGKEHVCRFIGCGRNARFNYVVMQLQGRNLAELRRSQPRGAFSLSTTLRLGLQILKAIDSIHSVGFLHRDIKPSNFSVGRHPSNCRRVYMLDFGLARQYTTSNGQVRPPRAAAGFRGTVRYASINAHKNKEMGRHDDLWSLFYMLVEFVNGQLPWRKIKDKEQVGLMKEKYDHRLLLKHLPSELRQFLEHVQQLEYADTPDYSMLASLLERCCKRRGIRDTDPYDWEKDSGPAPRARVAPPVDHAPSPDHQPDRARRRGETEATTAVATDTQTNVQKEKLAEKRAPASPRHAPAHVNGYSATEKPTAEKEVEARTTPAPSPDRHAKESNSAVASTPLSRPERQSVPPCKPRAPAPGGPTLLRLRVVTAPPTCVQELAPTPPTTGEASSPRIIADVDSVHSDTHFKRGTRRTARARADQSYTQFAVMDDENVSALQQVTKGGALTLVSLWKSQFDDSEETTDNEWKQEQLQSPEHRNARASAVSSCSNVRTQLPLTHTHTHTHTQLEPRVQVKVDEPEKPEKTEKPEIVEKPEVVEKPAVKNTKCCLHNVGIDAFPKLQPALPRSWSLPAIGCKVRDLRPPLLQQASFDAGVEGACYRLDVMRGVAARGGGDPAPRRAASLPTLSRCSVSPPPAPPPAPEATVSSRLEIRVRPDTASPMHSGTYLPVKIHSVVSGGEVRNHDETSVYYDATEHQRDKRSSTRSGDKSQSLVVERTKLDAIQDRSASLRREASAGGDGSQSLRDKSSSGSRIPVASAAATAAAQGAGLQGVQGVNANSLHRLAKCASWSGDGPLNDLTPGLRRRRQNAADKYAADPARDLNLRFARPRHRHQPPPNSMAHRCRSAAGGGASPPSGASSSSGSPPPPPPGVAPPAHNAARARRFRPLATRDHKDDLPPPVYSSIGAGHRL from the exons GGAACAGGAGCCTGGCTGTGAGCGAGATCAGTCATTCAAACGGATAGCGCCGCCTGAAAACAGATCAG AATCTTCTTCATCATCAGCAGACACTGAATCTCAGGGGTCAGGTTCAGCGCCTGCTCCAAGATCACGTAGAAATGAACCACAG CAGAGGGAAGAGCGGCGGGTGGAAGCCGCGTGCCCTCTCCGAGTACAACCGAACCCTCTATTAAG ATCCCGGACGCTCCCTAACCTAAAGGCAGCGTCCCGGTCCGCGTCCCGCTGCGACACTTCCCGCCGCGCTCACCACATCACTATGGCAAGCGAGGATTTGCTGCAACCAGGACATGTGGTCAAGGAGAGGTGGAAG GTTGTAAAGAAAATTGGCGGCGGCGGTTTCGGCGAGATCTACGAGGGTCTGGACCTGGTGACCCAGGAACAGGTCGCCCTCAAGGTTGAGTCGGCCCGCCAGCCGAAACAGGTGCTCAAAATGGAGGTGGCTGTGCTGAAGAAGCTTCAGG GTAAGGAACACGTGTGTCGTTTCATCGGTTGTGGTCGTAACGCTCGCTTCAACTACGTCGTGATGCAGCTCCAGGGTCGGAACCTCGCAGAGCTGAGGAGATCCCAGCCGAGGGGAGCCTTCTCATTATCAACAACTCTCAG GTTGGGTCTCCAGATACTAAAAGCGATCGACTCCATACATTCTGTGGGCTTTCTTCACAGAGACATCAAACCC AGTAACTTCAGCGTTGGACGTCATCCATCTAACTGCAGGAGAGTGTACATGCTGGACTTCGGCCTGGCGAGGCAATACACCACCAGCAATGGACAAGTTAGACCACCGCGGGCCGCCGCAGGGTTCAGAG GTACTGTTCGCTACGCATCAATCAACGCCCACAAAAATAAGGAGATGGGTCGCCACGACGATCTCTGGTCGCTGTTCTACATGCTGGTGGAGTTTGTTAACGGACAGCTGCCTTGGAGGAAGATCAAGGATAAAGAGCAG GTCGGTCTCATGAAGGAAAAGTACGACCATCGTCTCCTCCTGAAGCACCTGCCGTCTGAGCTGCGGCAGTTCCTGGAACACGTGCAGCAGCTGGAGTACGCCGACACGCCGGACTACAGCATGCTGGCCTCGCTGCTGGAGAGGTGCTGCAAGAGGCGCGGCATCAGGGACACGGACCCTTACGACTGGGAGAAAGAT TCTGGACCCGCGCCTCGAGCTCGCGTCGCCCCGCCGGTTGATCACGCGCCCTCACCAGATCATCAGCCAGACAGG GCTCGTCGCCGCGGCGAGACGGAAGCTACGACGGCTGTGGCCACGGACACACAGACCAACGTGCAGAAAGAGAAGCTCGCTGAGAAACGAGCGCCGGCCTCGCCCAGGCACGCGCCCGCACACGTCAACGGATAT TCAGCTACCGAAAAACCGACCGCGGAGAAAGAGGTCGAGGCGAGAACTACACCAGCGCCCTCTCCCGACAGACATGCCAAG GAATCGAACTCCGCCGTGGCGAGCACTCCGCTGTCACGCCCAGAGAGACAAAGCGTGCCGCCCTGCAAGCCGCGAGCGCCCGCCCCCG GTGGTCCGACCCTTCTCCGGCTGCGCGTGGTCACCGCACCGCCGACGTGTGTCCAGGAGTTAGCGCCCACTCCGCCCACAACCG GCGAGGCCAGCAGTCCCAGGATTATAGCTGACGTGGACAGTGTGCACTCGGACACACACTTCAAGAGAG GAACTCGCCGCACCGCCCGAGCCCGAGCCGATCAGAGCTACACGCAGTTCGCTGTCATGGACGATGAGAACGTGTCGGCGTTACAACAG GTAACAAAGGGCGGCGCCCTCACCCTGGTGTCTCTGTGGAAGTCACAGTTCGACGACTCCGAGGAGACCACGGACAACGAGTGGAAACAGGAACAGCTGCAG TCGCCGGAACATCGGAATGCCCGCGCGTCCGCTGTGTCGAGTTGCTCCAACGTGCGCACCCAGCTGCCGctcacacacacgcacacgcacacacacacgcagcTCGAGCCCAGGGTGCAGGTCAAGGTGGACGAG CCGGAGAAGCCAGAAAAGACTGAGAAACCGGAAATAGTTGAGAAGCCGGAAGTAGTGGAGAAGCCAGCAGTCAAGAACACCAAGTGTTGTCTGCACAATGTGGGGATAGACGCCTTCCCCAAACTACAGCCAGCTCTGCCCAGGAGTTGGAGTCTACCAGCCATag GCTGTAAGGTCCGCGATCTTCGCCCGCCGTTGCTCCAGCAGGCGTCGTTCGATGCTGGCGTCGAAGGCGCCTGTTACCGCCTGGACGTGATGCGAGGTGTCGCCGCCCGCGGCGGGGGCGACCCTGCGCCCAGACGGGCTGCCAGTCTGCCG ACTCTCTCCAGGTGTTCTGTGTCCCCTCCCCCCGCGCCGCCTCCAGCTCCAGAAGCGACGGTCTCCAGCAGGCTGGAGATAAGAGTTAGACCTGATACAGCGAGTCCTATGCATTCCG GTACCTACCTGCCGGTGAAGATCCACTCCGTAGTGAGCGGCGGCGAGGTGCGGAACCACGACGAGACCTCGGTCTACTACGACGCTACGGAACACCAGAGAGACAAACG GTCGTCGACCCGCAGCGGCGACAAGAGTCAGAGTCTCGTCGTAGAGAGAACGAAACTCGACGCTATACAGGACAG GAGCGCGTCGCTGAGACGCGAGGCGAGCGCGGGCGGGGACGGGTCGCAGAGCTTGAGAGAC AAGTCATCCAGTGGGTCCCGTATACCCGTGGCGAGTGCGGCTGCCACGGCCGCGGCGCAGGGGGCGGGGCTGCAAGGGGTGCAGGGGGTGAACGCTAACTCCCTGCACAGACTCGCCAAGTGCGCCTCCTGGAGTGGGGACGGACCTCTCAATGATCTTACACCAG GTCTTCGTCGTCGTCGTCAGAACGCCGCGGACAAGTACGCCGCGGACCCCGCGCGGGACCTCAACCTCCGGTTCGCCCGACCCCGCCACCGACACCAGCCACCCCCCAATAG CATGGCCCATCGTTGCCGTAGCGCGGCGGGAGGCGGCGCATCTCCCCCTTCGGGCGCGTCCTCGTCCTCGGGGTCTCCTCCCCCCCCGCCGCCCGGGGTCGCGCCCCCCGCACACAACGCGGCCAGAGCGCGGCGCTTCAGACCTCTGGCCACACGGGACCACAAGGACGACCTCCCGCCCCCCGTGTACAGTTCTATCG GTGCGGGCCATAGACTGTGA